In one window of Pristiophorus japonicus isolate sPriJap1 chromosome 9, sPriJap1.hap1, whole genome shotgun sequence DNA:
- the LOC139274120 gene encoding zinc finger protein ZFP2-like codes for MEKPWECGDCGKGFNAPSLLETHRRSHTGERPFTCPVCGKGFTRSSHLTEHQQVHTGERPFTCSVCGKGFTCSSSLLTHQRVHTGERPFTCSVCGKGFTCSSSLLTHQRVHTGARPFSCSQCGKQFRQSAHLTIHQRFHTGEKPFTCSVCGKGFISSSHLTVHKRVHTGERPFVCSICEKGFVKSSDHLRHQRAHTRERPFICSECGKGFTCTSSLTEHQRVHTGERPFTCSVCGMRFTCSSQFTAHQLVHTNKRPFNCSDCEKSFKSRNYLMKHQRTHTGERPFTCSECGKGFTRSSNLTVHQRVHTGERPFTCSVCGKGFTHSSTLLTHQQVHI; via the coding sequence atggagaaaccatgggaatgtggggactgtgggaagggattcaatgccCCATCactgctggaaactcatcgacgcagtcacactggggagaggccattcacctgccccgtgtgtgggaagggattcactcgttcatcccacctcactgaacaccagcaagttcacaccggggagaggccgttcacctgttcagtgtgtgggaagggattcacttgttcatccagtctgctgacacaccagcgagttcacaccggagagaggccgttcacttgctcagtgtgtgggaagggattcacttgttcatccagcctgctgacacaccagcgagttcacactggggcgaggccatTCAGTTGCTCTCAATGCGGGAAGCAGTTCAGGCAGTCAGCCCACCTCACTATACACCAGcgttttcacactggggagaagccgtttacctgctccgtgtgtgggaagggattcatttcaTCTTCACATCTCACTGTACATAAGCGAGTTCACACAGGCGAGAGACCGTTTGTCTGCTCCATATGTGAGAAGGGGTTTGTTAAATCATCTGATcatctgagacaccagcgagctcacactcgagagagaccattcatctgctctgagtgtgggaagggattcacttgtacatccagcctcactgaacaccagcgagttcacaccggggagagaccttttacctgttccgtgtgtgggatgagattcacttgttcatcccagttcactgcacaccaacttgttcacaccaataagagaccgtttaattgttctgactgtgaaaagagctttaaaagcagaaattatctgatgaaacaccaacgcactcacactggggagaggccattcacctgttctgagtgtggaaagggattcactcgttcatccaacctcactgtacaccagcgagttcacactggggagaggccgttcacctgctcagtgtgtgggaaaggattcactcattcatccacactgctgacacaccagcaggtTCACATCTGA
- the LOC139273645 gene encoding EEF1A lysine methyltransferase 3-like, translated as MRITRDWSRCLGISAVIWQSGIVLCQYFEMEQLNFSGKKVIELGSGTGIVGILAVLLGGDVTLTDQPIVLHQIEYNIASNIPSDIIQRSKVSALSWGKDQEQFPTDYDIILGSDIVYQPREALSLIKTLQYLSNHKTVIYLSSRMCEPMGALEFHEKLIPLHFNSKIIHRVPKQEINIYRITKREVS; from the exons ATGAGGATCACCCGAGACTGGAGCAGATGCCTTGGGATATCAGCGGTTATCTGGCAATCG gGCATTGTTCTCTGCCAGTACTTTGAGATGGAGCAGCTGAACTTTTCTGGGAAGAAGGTGATTGAATTGGGCTCAGGCACTGGGATCGTTGGGATCCTTGCCGTCTTGCTGG GTGGCGATGTAACATTGACAGATCAGCCAATCGTTCTGCATCAGATTGAATACAACATCGCcagcaacatccccagtgacattATCCAGCGCTCAAAGGTCTCTGCTCTCTCATGGGGTAAGGACCAGGAGCAGTTTCCCACAGACTACGACATCATCTTAGGTTCAGACATCGTCTACCAGCCTCGTGAAGCCCTCTCACTAATCAAAACCCTTCAATACCTGAGCAACCACAAGACAGTCATCTACTTATCTTCCAGGATGTGTGAACCCATGGGGGCACTGGAGTTCCACGAGAAACTCATTCCACTGCATTTTAACTCTAAGATTATTCACAGAGTGCCGAAACAAGAAATCAACATTTACAGGATCACCAAAAGAG aagtgtcttga